Proteins co-encoded in one Paraburkholderia edwinii genomic window:
- a CDS encoding amino acid ABC transporter ATP-binding protein produces the protein MIRLEKIDKYFGSHRVLSAVDLALEPGSVTALIGPSGSGKSTLLRCVNLLEIPEAGTLELGELRVEFSRTTKPPRDTVLEIRRRTGMVFQNFQLFPHRTVLENVMEGLVTVQKWDVERARARAQELLAKVGIAHKADAWPTTLSGGQQQRVAIARALAPSPDVLLCDEPTSALDPGLAGEVVEVLRQLAQEGMTMLMATHDLRLAASISRDVLFLSNGVVVEQGPSRDIFTRPREKETANFVSTLTQSLPDAWAN, from the coding sequence ATGATTCGTCTCGAGAAAATCGACAAGTACTTCGGCAGCCATCGTGTGCTCTCCGCCGTCGACCTCGCGCTCGAACCGGGCAGCGTCACGGCGCTGATTGGCCCCTCGGGCAGCGGCAAAAGCACTTTACTGCGCTGTGTGAACCTGCTCGAAATTCCGGAGGCAGGCACGCTCGAGCTGGGCGAACTGCGCGTCGAATTCAGCCGCACGACGAAGCCGCCGCGCGACACGGTGCTGGAGATTCGCCGCCGCACTGGCATGGTGTTCCAGAACTTCCAGCTGTTTCCGCACCGGACTGTGCTCGAGAACGTGATGGAAGGGCTCGTGACGGTGCAGAAATGGGACGTCGAACGCGCGCGTGCGCGGGCGCAGGAACTGCTCGCGAAAGTCGGCATCGCCCACAAGGCGGACGCGTGGCCGACCACGCTATCGGGCGGTCAGCAGCAGCGCGTCGCAATTGCTCGCGCGCTCGCGCCGTCGCCCGACGTGTTGTTGTGCGATGAGCCGACATCGGCGCTCGATCCCGGTCTTGCGGGGGAAGTGGTCGAAGTGCTGCGTCAGCTCGCGCAGGAAGGGATGACGATGCTGATGGCCACGCATGATCTGCGCCTTGCCGCATCGATTTCGCGCGATGTGCTGTTTCTGAGCAACGGTGTAGTCGTCGAACAGGGCCCGTCGCGCGACATCTTCACGCGGCCGCGCGAGAAGGAAACGGCAAACTTCGTCTCGACGTTGACGCAGAGCTTGCCCGACGCGTGGGCGAATTGA
- a CDS encoding amino acid ABC transporter permease gives MPAWLQLMGQSLWPLLYAGLVFTVPLTLISFALGLALAFIVALVRLFGPPWAVAIVRFYVWLIRGSPLLVQLFVIFYGLPNVGIVLDPLTAAIIGFSLNVGAYNSEVIRGVIESIPKGQWEASYSIGMTRGQALWRVILPQAARVALPPLSNSFISLVKDTSLAAVLTVPEIFQAAQRIASVTYEPLILYTEAALIYLVFSSVLSSAQVRLERRFARHALFQSSS, from the coding sequence ATGCCTGCCTGGCTGCAACTGATGGGGCAGTCCTTGTGGCCCCTCCTGTACGCGGGCCTCGTCTTCACCGTGCCGCTGACGCTTATCTCGTTCGCGCTCGGGCTGGCGCTCGCGTTTATCGTCGCGTTGGTGCGCCTGTTCGGGCCGCCGTGGGCGGTCGCCATCGTGCGCTTTTACGTGTGGCTGATCCGCGGGTCGCCGCTGCTCGTGCAACTGTTCGTGATCTTCTACGGTTTGCCGAACGTCGGCATCGTGCTCGATCCGTTGACCGCGGCGATCATCGGCTTTTCGCTCAATGTCGGCGCGTACAATTCGGAAGTGATCCGCGGCGTCATCGAGTCGATTCCGAAAGGGCAGTGGGAAGCGTCGTATTCGATCGGTATGACGCGTGGCCAGGCATTGTGGCGCGTGATTCTGCCGCAGGCGGCGCGCGTTGCGCTGCCGCCGCTCTCGAACTCGTTTATCTCGCTTGTCAAAGATACGTCGCTCGCGGCCGTGCTGACGGTGCCGGAGATCTTCCAGGCTGCACAACGGATCGCATCGGTCACCTATGAGCCGCTGATCCTTTATACGGAAGCCGCGCTGATTTACCTGGTGTTCAGCTCCGTGCTGTCTTCCGCGCAAGTGCGGCTCGAACGCAGGTTCGCGCGGCATGCGCTTTTCCAGTCGAGCAGCTGA